The DNA region CATACTTATCAACCTGCCGCTTGCATTGATCGGTGGTGTGTTTGCTTTGTTGATGACAACGGGAGAGGTGAGTATTCCGGCTATTATCGGTTTTATTTCACTATTTGGTATCGCCACCCGAAACGGTATGTTACTGATCAGCCACTACAACCATTTGCAACAGGAAGAAGGACTGAATGTGTACGACAGTGTAATCCGTGGCTCAATGGACCGTTTGAATCCGATTCTGATGACAGCATTGTCTTCTGCTCTCGCTCTTATTCCATTGGCATTGGGAGGAGATTTGCCGGGTAATGAAATTCAAAGTCCGATGGCGAAAGTTATCCTTGGCGGTCTTTTAACTTCCACGTTCCTGAACGGTTTCATCATTCCGATTGTTTATCTGATGATGCACCGGAAACCAGCGAATTAACATCCATATAACCATTAACAATATCAAATAATGAAACGAATTCTGATATTTAGTATTATCACCTTTTTCCTATATGCGGGGATGCGCGCACAATCGGTCGACATAGACGAAGTGCTGCGCCGCATTGAAGCGAATAATAAAGAGTTGCAGGCCAACGCCCAACTCATCACTTCGCAGAAAATGGAAAACAAGTCAGAGAATAATCTTCCCGACCCAACCCTTTCTTATTCTCACCTGTGGGGAGCAAAAGATAAGGACGAAACCATCGGCGAGCTCGTTGTTTCACAAAGCTTCGACTTCCCTACGCTCTACGCTACGCGTGGACAAGTGAATCGTCTTAAAACCGGTGCACTCGATGCACAATCCACCGCCTTCCGCCAGCAACTGTTGCTTCAAGCCAAGGAAATATGCCTCGACATCCTCATGTTGCAACAACAGCAAAGATTGCTGGACGAACGTCTAAAACAGGCAGAAGAACTTTCCGCCTATTACAAGAAACGTTTGGAAACAGGAGATGCCAATGTTTTGGAAACCAATAAAATCAATCTGGAATTGCTGAACGTTCGTACAGAAGCACGAACCAACCGCACCACCTTGGAAAACAAATGGCAAGAACTGACTGCATTGAACAGCAACCAGCCATTGCAAATCTCTTCTCTCAGCGAATATCCGCTGCATCCACTACCGGCTGATTATGAACAACTGCGTGAAGAGGTTATCGCGTCGGA from Bacteroides sp. MSB163 includes:
- a CDS encoding TolC family protein yields the protein MKRILIFSIITFFLYAGMRAQSVDIDEVLRRIEANNKELQANAQLITSQKMENKSENNLPDPTLSYSHLWGAKDKDETIGELVVSQSFDFPTLYATRGQVNRLKTGALDAQSTAFRQQLLLQAKEICLDILMLQQQQRLLDERLKQAEELSAYYKKRLETGDANVLETNKINLELLNVRTEARTNRTTLENKWQELTALNSNQPLQISSLSEYPLHPLPADYEQLREEVIASDAALWSLSNESAAARKQISVSKQGWLPKLELGYRRNTESGTPFNGVVVGFSFPIFENRNKVKIAKAQSMNIDFQKENATLQAESSLAQLYREAQSLQASMQEYQEAFSSQQDLALLKQALTGGQISVIEFFVEVSVIYQSKQNLLQLENQYQKVMAQIYKSKL